The Herbiconiux sp. A18JL235 region CGATACCCATGGGGTGCTCCTCAAACTCGGGTTGTCGCGGCGAGAGCTTCGCCACGGTGACCGACGGCTGACAATCCGCTGAAGACCGTCGACCTCATCTGGTCGGTCGAGTTCCTGCCTACCATGATTGAGTCAAGAGCGATTGAGCTAATTTTTCCGGAGGAGTTCGGATGCCCGCAGAGCTGAAGAGACGAGCAGCGGTGTTCGCCGCCCTCGCTGAGCCGAACCGGCTCCGCATCGTCGACCTGCTCACCCTCGGCGACCTGTCGTCGTCGGAGATCGAGCTCCTCCTGAAGCTACGCTCCAACCTCGTCGCCCACCACCTCAAGGTGCTGGAGAAGGCGACCATCGTCTCGCGCATCCGTTCGGAGTTCGACCGCCGCCGCAGCTACATCACGCTGCACCCCGAGGTGTTCGACACGTTGATGCCGAGCGACCTCGACGCGCCGAGCCGCGTGGTCTTCGTCTGCACCGCCAACTCGGCGCGCTCACAGCTGGCCGAAGCCATCTGGCGCAACACGAGCCCCATTCCCGCCATCTCGGCTGGTGTGCTGCCGAGCGAGGCCGTGAACCCGGGTGCGCTGGCCGTCGCCGAACGGCACGGCCTGCGCATCGATGGGAACAAGCGGCCGCAGCATGTCGACGAGGTGCTCGATCCGCACGACTTCGTGGTGACCGTGTGCGACAGCGCGCACGAGCAGCTGGTGGGCCGCGACGACCTGCACTGGTCGATCCCCGATCCCGCCGCGGTGGGTACCGCCGCGGCATTCGACAGCGCTTTCGCGACGATCGCGCGCCGCGTGCGCAGCCTGTCGGCGCGCATCCGCCCGCTGTCGGAGCGGAGCGTCGCCGCTGCGAGATGAACGGCCTTACTCGCGCGAGCTGAGGAGGATGCCCGCGCCGGCGAGCTGGTCGTGAACGGCTCGGGCGGTGGCCCGATACTTCTTGTCCAGATGGGCGAGCGCGACCTCGCCGTGACCCGTGCCGCTCACGCCGTACAGCGTCGGGCGCTTGAGCTCGACCTCGACACCGGCCCCCGTGTCGGCGAACGTAACGGTCAGGATGACCGGTTCGTCGGCGTTCGTGAACATCTTCTGCAGGAAGCTCGGTTCGGTGCCGAGAGTGGCGTGCCACTCGGTCGTGGAGCGTTTGTCCACCACGTACTCCTCGCTCGCCAGCACCTCGTCGACCGCCTGCTGCGCGCCGTCGATCGTGCCCGAGACTTCGTAGACCCACCTGAACATGCCTGTCATGACCCTGCCCCCCTATCGCCCCGCTCAATCTACCGATTACCGGGGTGCCTGCGTAGCACCGGAAGCCGGCCACGGGGTTTCGCTCATCAGGCACGTCGACTCGCGGCGCGGAGGGGGGAAGTCCCCTCAACAGGGGGGAGATGACGGCGGCGGCGAGTTGGAATACTCGGACTCGGCGCGGCCGCACGGTCGGCGTCGACCCGCAGCGCAGAGGGAGTGCCCCGTGGACAGTGCCATTCGTGACTCATCGCCGAGCATCGGTTCGAGACGGCGCACCCTCGCGGCGAGCGTGATCGCCGCGATGGTGATCGGCGGCGGGCTCATCGTGTCAGCCCCCGCGGTCGCTGCGGTGACGGCGCCCGTTCCCTCCGGCGTCTACGTGTCGTCGCCCTGGGTCGAGCCCGGCGGGCGCGTGTCCGTCGCCTTCGTGGGCGACGACGAGTGCCCGGCACCGCAGGGCGCCTCGTTCACGAGCGAGGCGGGAACCACCGCGCTCACCCAGAACGGGTTCGGCGAGAGCTACTGGATCTACCGCGACTACGCCTTCGTCGACGGTGACGGCGACCCATTGCCCCTGGGCGAGGACGCCCCGGTGCACGGCACCCTCACGCTCGACTGCGGCGACTCCTCCGTCTCGCTCCCCCTCACGGTGAGCCCGACCCCGCCCGAGACGATCTACAACAGCCCCACCGCGTGGACCTGGTACACCCCGGGCAGCGCCTCCATCGGCAGCGAGGTGGTGGTGAACGCGCTCGGGTTCGCACCGGGTGAGACCGTGACCGTGAGTCTGATCGACTCGACCCGCTATCGCGGCGACGGCGACGTCTCCTCCGCCTCGGCGATCCCGGTGTCGGTCACGGCCGACGGCGAGGGCGCCATCACCGCCGAGGTCACGCTGCCAGGGGGGTGGGCCCCGAGCGACGTCGTCGACCTGGTCGCCGCGGGCTCCGAGAGCGGCTACCTCCTCGTCTCGGGCGAGGGTCAGCCCATCAACGGCATCGCGGCGCTCGATCTCGACACAGACGGGCTCGCGGTGCCGGGCGGCTCACTCGCGGTCTCGGCGTCGGGGTTCGAGGCGGGCGAGACGGTGACCGTGGCCCTGCACTCCGATTCGGCTCCGGCGCGCCCGTTGGGCACCCTGACCGCGGGGGCCGACGGCGCCGTCTCGGGCTCGGTGGGCGTGCCGGCCGACACCGCCCTCGGGGGTTATCGGGTGTGGGCGGGTGCGTCGAGCAAGGGATACCTGTTGATCACGGCCGAGCTCATCGTCGGGGAGTCGGAGCGCATTGCCGCATCCGACCGCTACTCCAGCGCCGTCGACATCGCCCGCGCAGCCTATCCCGGCACCGCCGACGTGGTCTATGTCGCCACCGGGGCGAGCTATCCGGATGCTCTCGGCGCCGGCGCAGCCGCTGCCGAAGCCGGCGGACCGCTGCTTCTCACCGCGCCGAACGAGCTCCCCGCCGCGGTGAAGAAGGCGATCTCAGCGTTGTCGCCGGCCCGAATCGTCGTGGTGGGTGGCCCGAACTCCGTCTCCGAGGCCGTCGTGAAGCAGCTGCGCACGCTGGCTCCGAAGGTCGAGCGTCAGAGCGGAGCCGACCGCTACGCCTCCTCGCGCGCGATCGTCGAGAACACCTTCGACTCCGCGAGCACCGCGTTCATCGCCACGGGCGCGACCTTCCCCGACGCGCTCAGCGCGACGAGTGCCGCGGCGAGCAAGGGAGCACCCGTGCTCCTCATCCCGGGCACCGCATCCGCTGTCGACGCCGAGACGCTGGCTCTGCTCGACCGGCTCGGAGTCACGCAGGTCGCCATCACGGGCGGACCGAACTCCGTCTCGCCCGCGATCGAGTCGCAGCTGGCGGCACAGTACGGCGCGTCGAAGCTGAGCCGCCTCGGCGGCGCCGACCGCTACGCCGCCTCGGCGACCGTGAATCTCGCGGCGTTCGGCTCGGCGAGCGAGGCGTTCCTCGCCACGGGCGTCACCTTCCCCGACGCCCTCGCGGGCGGAGTGCTGGCGGCGACGAAGTCGGCACCGCTCCTCGTCGTGCACGGCGACTGCGTGCCGTCGGCCACGATCGACGCGCTGCACGGGTGGGGCGTGACGAAGGTCACGCTCCTCGGCGGCCCGGCGAGTCTCTCCTCGGCAGTGGAGACGCTCCACCGCTGCTCCTGAGCTTTCGGCATCGCGCGCCCGGTCACCTCACGAACTGGGCGAGTTGGAGGAGATTGCCGCATCCGTCGTCGAGCACG contains the following coding sequences:
- a CDS encoding cell wall-binding repeat-containing protein, giving the protein MDSAIRDSSPSIGSRRRTLAASVIAAMVIGGGLIVSAPAVAAVTAPVPSGVYVSSPWVEPGGRVSVAFVGDDECPAPQGASFTSEAGTTALTQNGFGESYWIYRDYAFVDGDGDPLPLGEDAPVHGTLTLDCGDSSVSLPLTVSPTPPETIYNSPTAWTWYTPGSASIGSEVVVNALGFAPGETVTVSLIDSTRYRGDGDVSSASAIPVSVTADGEGAITAEVTLPGGWAPSDVVDLVAAGSESGYLLVSGEGQPINGIAALDLDTDGLAVPGGSLAVSASGFEAGETVTVALHSDSAPARPLGTLTAGADGAVSGSVGVPADTALGGYRVWAGASSKGYLLITAELIVGESERIAASDRYSSAVDIARAAYPGTADVVYVATGASYPDALGAGAAAAEAGGPLLLTAPNELPAAVKKAISALSPARIVVVGGPNSVSEAVVKQLRTLAPKVERQSGADRYASSRAIVENTFDSASTAFIATGATFPDALSATSAAASKGAPVLLIPGTASAVDAETLALLDRLGVTQVAITGGPNSVSPAIESQLAAQYGASKLSRLGGADRYAASATVNLAAFGSASEAFLATGVTFPDALAGGVLAATKSAPLLVVHGDCVPSATIDALHGWGVTKVTLLGGPASLSSAVETLHRCS
- a CDS encoding helix-turn-helix domain-containing protein, whose protein sequence is MPAELKRRAAVFAALAEPNRLRIVDLLTLGDLSSSEIELLLKLRSNLVAHHLKVLEKATIVSRIRSEFDRRRSYITLHPEVFDTLMPSDLDAPSRVVFVCTANSARSQLAEAIWRNTSPIPAISAGVLPSEAVNPGALAVAERHGLRIDGNKRPQHVDEVLDPHDFVVTVCDSAHEQLVGRDDLHWSIPDPAAVGTAAAFDSAFATIARRVRSLSARIRPLSERSVAAAR